The following proteins are encoded in a genomic region of Vanessa cardui chromosome W, ilVanCard2.1, whole genome shotgun sequence:
- the LOC124542507 gene encoding uncharacterized protein LOC124542507, producing the protein MKYLGLVLDGRWSFEEHFKLLVPRIEKAVGALHRLLPNLGGPREEIRRLYSGVVRSMALYGAPVWSHRLTGTRRCKTKILSLQRRVASRMVRGYRTISFEAATLLACFPPLDILAERDARVYDQTRALRQSGGSASYPASVLKALRRQEQRSARRGTPVSAEIGTRINAS; encoded by the coding sequence ATGAAATACCTGGGCCTTGTCCTGGACGGTCGCTGGAGCTTTGAAGAACACTTCAAGCTCCTGGTCCCCCGGATCGAGAAGGCAGTGGGTGCGTTGCACAGACTGCTACCTAATCTCGGGGGACCGAGGGAGGAGATTCGCCGCCTCTATTCTGGTGTCGTGCGATCGATGGCCCTCTATGGGGCACCCGTTTGGTCACACCGACTGACGGGCACCCGCCGCTGCAAGACTAAGATCCTGAGTCTGCAGCGGAGAGTGGCCAGCCGCATGGTGCGGGGATATCGCACGATATCCTTCGAGGCGGCGACCCTTCTGGCGTGCTTTCCACCGTTGGACATCCTGGCGGAGAGGGACGCGAGGGTCTACGACCAGACTCGCGCCCTCCGTCAAAGCGGCGGAAGTGCGTCCTACCCTGCCAGCGTCCTCAAAGCGCTCAGGCGGCAGGAGCAGAGAAGTGCACGACGTGGTACGCCCGTCTCCGCGGAGATCGGTACGCGCATAAACGCGTCGTGA